Proteins from one Flavobacterium branchiarum genomic window:
- a CDS encoding chalcone isomerase family protein, with product MRKFLLLLTAIIILPFSNVSAQKSFNIDGVIVPRTIQFQDKTLSLNGAGGRSKMWLEVYVQALYLSQLSQDPKYIIDSDTEMAVRIEITSSMVSSNKLTKAMNSGFEKSAGDNLESLRSRIEQFKSYLSDEITQKDIFKLIYSPIDSSVWVFKNDILKGKVQGFDFKKALFGIWLSDKPADEKLKNQLLGK from the coding sequence ATGAGAAAATTTTTACTATTACTTACTGCAATTATAATTTTACCATTTTCTAACGTTTCAGCACAGAAATCTTTTAATATTGATGGTGTTATAGTTCCTAGAACAATTCAATTTCAAGATAAAACTTTATCATTAAATGGTGCTGGTGGAAGATCAAAAATGTGGTTAGAAGTATATGTTCAAGCTTTGTATTTATCCCAATTAAGTCAAGATCCAAAATACATTATTGATAGTGACACAGAAATGGCTGTCCGAATTGAAATCACTTCATCAATGGTCTCTTCTAATAAATTAACAAAAGCAATGAATAGTGGTTTCGAAAAATCAGCTGGAGATAATCTAGAATCATTACGATCAAGAATCGAACAATTTAAAAGTTATTTAAGTGACGAAATAACACAAAAAGATATCTTTAAACTTATCTATTCTCCTATTGATTCGTCTGTTTGGGTATTTAAAAATGATATTTTAAAAGGTAAAGTGCAAGGATTTGATTTCAAAAAAGCGCTGTTCGGAATTTGGTTATCTGATAAACCTGCTGATGAAAAATTAAAAAATCAATTATTAGGTAAATAA
- a CDS encoding acyl-CoA dehydrogenase family protein has protein sequence MDFNLTEEHLMIQQAARDFAQNELLPGVIERDEKQIFPTEQIKKMGQLGFMGMMVDPKYGGSGLDTISYVIAMEEISKVDASASVVMSVNNSLVCWGLQAFGTEEQKQKYLPGLASGEIHGAFCLSEPEAGSDATSQKTSGIDMGDHYLVNGTKNWITNGNTASVYIVIVQTHAELKHKGINALIMTKDMPGFSVGPKEQKMGIRGSDTHSLMFSDVKVPKENRIGEDGFGFKFAMKTLAGGRIGIASQALGIASGAYELALKYSKERKAFGTEICNHQAIAFKLADMAVNIEAARHLCMKAAWDKDQHNNYDVSGAMAKLFASQVAMDTAVEAVQIHGGNGYVKEYHVERFMRDAKITQIYEGTSEIQKIVISRAVIAG, from the coding sequence ATGGATTTTAATCTTACCGAAGAGCACTTAATGATTCAACAAGCCGCTAGAGATTTTGCTCAAAACGAATTACTACCAGGTGTGATTGAAAGAGACGAAAAGCAAATTTTCCCTACGGAACAAATAAAAAAAATGGGACAACTCGGATTCATGGGAATGATGGTTGATCCTAAATACGGAGGAAGCGGTTTAGATACGATTTCGTACGTAATTGCAATGGAGGAAATTTCTAAAGTTGATGCTTCGGCTTCTGTAGTTATGTCGGTAAATAATTCATTAGTTTGTTGGGGACTTCAAGCTTTTGGTACCGAAGAACAAAAACAAAAATATTTACCAGGATTGGCTTCTGGAGAGATTCACGGTGCTTTTTGCTTAAGCGAGCCAGAAGCAGGAAGTGATGCTACATCACAAAAGACTTCTGGAATTGATATGGGCGACCATTATCTAGTAAACGGAACAAAAAACTGGATTACTAATGGTAATACAGCTTCTGTATATATTGTAATTGTACAAACTCATGCCGAATTAAAGCATAAAGGAATAAATGCTTTAATCATGACCAAAGATATGCCAGGTTTCTCTGTTGGTCCTAAGGAGCAAAAAATGGGAATTCGTGGTTCAGACACGCATTCATTAATGTTTAGCGATGTAAAAGTGCCAAAAGAAAACAGAATCGGTGAAGACGGATTTGGATTTAAGTTTGCTATGAAAACCTTAGCAGGTGGAAGAATCGGAATTGCTTCTCAAGCCTTAGGAATTGCTTCTGGAGCTTATGAATTGGCTCTTAAATATTCTAAAGAACGTAAAGCTTTTGGAACAGAAATTTGCAATCACCAAGCTATCGCATTTAAATTAGCAGATATGGCAGTTAATATCGAAGCAGCTCGTCATCTTTGTATGAAAGCAGCTTGGGATAAAGACCAACATAATAATTACGATGTAAGTGGTGCTATGGCTAAATTATTTGCTTCGCAAGTAGCAATGGATACGGCTGTAGAAGCAGTACAAATTCATGGTGGAAACGGATACGTAAAAGAATATCACGTAGAACGTTTTATGCGTGATGCAAAAATTACTCAGATTTATGAAGGAACTTCAGAAATTCAAAAAATTGTAATTTCAAGAGCAGTTATTGCAGGATAA
- a CDS encoding Crp/Fnr family transcriptional regulator — MYEDLKYWYLRDHKLFRTLSYGQIKQLCIITGFKKAEKGEIIYFSSSDLPRIFLLKKGNIKIVAVDEDGNETIKDIIQKGDLFGELTLETDKETNEYAKVLSEDVSICSFLMSDFEDLLLRNPSLALSYTKFVGLKMKRIKNSYSNLISKDAKTRLLQFLKDWAEKEGVKSGNLVTIENYLTQNDIAQIICTSRQTATQLINELETNKILVYNRKEIVIQDITKL, encoded by the coding sequence ATGTACGAAGATTTAAAATATTGGTATTTGCGAGATCACAAATTGTTCCGGACATTAAGTTATGGACAAATAAAGCAATTGTGCATCATTACAGGTTTTAAAAAAGCGGAGAAAGGGGAGATTATTTATTTCTCTTCTTCTGATTTGCCTCGAATTTTTTTATTGAAAAAAGGAAATATCAAAATTGTTGCAGTTGATGAAGACGGAAACGAAACAATAAAAGATATTATTCAGAAGGGAGATTTGTTTGGCGAATTAACTTTGGAGACGGATAAAGAAACAAATGAATATGCAAAAGTGCTTTCAGAAGATGTTTCTATTTGTAGTTTCTTAATGTCGGATTTTGAAGATTTATTATTACGAAATCCAAGTTTAGCTTTGTCTTACACAAAATTTGTAGGGCTGAAGATGAAACGCATCAAAAACAGTTATTCTAATTTGATTTCTAAAGATGCTAAAACGAGATTACTTCAGTTTTTAAAGGACTGGGCAGAGAAAGAAGGAGTGAAGTCTGGAAATTTAGTAACAATCGAAAACTATTTAACTCAAAATGATATTGCTCAGATTATCTGTACTTCAAGACAAACAGCAACCCAGTTGATTAATGAGTTAGAAACCAATAAGATTCTCGTATACAATCGAAAAGAAATTGTAATACAAGATATTACTAAATTATAG